From the genome of Thermogutta terrifontis, one region includes:
- a CDS encoding site-2 protease family protein — MDLTSFILVAFLAGSAWLYVLMVVVGLGLIIFVHELGHFLVAKACGVKCEKFYLGFDIFGLRIARFRWGETEYGIGILPLGGYVKMLGQEDNPARLRQELERARSAGLAPDAVISEEGVTVAAAQAALYDPRSYLAKSVPQRMAIISAGVIMNLIFAFIVAVIAFAIGVDEFPCTVGQVAPGEGAWRAGIQPGDRIIAINGRQTMRFQDIQQTIPLTRRGAEVALTVERLGRSAADQLEKSVFDVRIVPDRIRVIPTIGVSNAFTTELADPPCFPGSPAAALGDQLKPGWKIVRVNDRPIADYAELHRQWALTWGQSVEITLESPEEPHTQGNEAKKVTLRLDPSSVRDLGLVLEYGRIVAVQADSPAAQAGIQPGDELVAVECPADIVWDGDLLELPYVLQKTLRERQGANVPVVLSIRRSAQEEPAFAEDDRALKDSPHTAPPGENHSVTVPARLASSFAELYTPDSPWEIPQLGIAVEILPRVRAVRPKSPAAEADIQPGDVIVAAKTISPRANVQNADAPAVESELEVRFDVQRGNNKATWATFFHELQKFPLGTQVELVLRRAKGSEKSHGDASDPEAAPQELTVRLEPHVRNDWYFPDRQLLFQPMTFHMRAGGFFQAIEMGASETWTSVTLIYRILNRLTRGDVSPRALVGPIGLVQTAYRVASQGTGRFLLFLTLLSANLAVVNFLPIPVLDGGHMVFLLYEAIRGKPPSEAVYVGLSYLGLAIILGIMLWVFGLDLGLIAR, encoded by the coding sequence TTGGACCTGACCAGCTTCATACTCGTGGCTTTTTTAGCAGGATCGGCCTGGCTCTACGTGCTGATGGTCGTGGTGGGGCTGGGACTGATCATCTTTGTTCACGAACTCGGCCATTTTCTGGTGGCCAAGGCGTGCGGGGTAAAATGCGAGAAGTTTTATCTCGGATTCGATATCTTTGGGCTACGGATTGCGCGGTTCCGCTGGGGTGAAACCGAATATGGGATTGGTATTCTTCCCCTGGGCGGATACGTGAAAATGCTCGGGCAGGAGGACAATCCGGCGCGGCTGCGTCAGGAACTCGAGCGTGCCAGGTCGGCGGGGCTGGCCCCGGACGCTGTCATCAGCGAAGAGGGAGTAACTGTGGCGGCAGCTCAGGCGGCCCTCTATGATCCCCGCAGTTACCTCGCCAAAAGTGTTCCCCAGCGAATGGCGATCATCTCCGCCGGGGTGATCATGAATCTCATCTTCGCGTTCATCGTGGCTGTCATTGCCTTTGCTATCGGAGTGGATGAGTTCCCCTGCACGGTGGGACAGGTTGCGCCGGGGGAAGGTGCATGGCGAGCGGGGATTCAGCCGGGCGACAGAATCATCGCCATCAACGGTAGGCAAACAATGCGATTTCAGGACATCCAGCAGACAATCCCCCTCACACGCCGTGGAGCAGAAGTCGCTCTTACCGTGGAGCGGCTCGGCAGATCCGCGGCCGACCAACTCGAAAAAAGCGTTTTTGACGTGCGGATCGTGCCCGACCGCATTCGCGTGATCCCCACGATTGGTGTGTCCAACGCATTCACCACAGAGCTGGCAGATCCTCCCTGTTTTCCAGGAAGTCCCGCTGCCGCGCTCGGCGACCAACTGAAACCGGGATGGAAGATCGTCCGCGTTAACGATCGCCCCATCGCCGATTATGCCGAGTTGCATCGCCAGTGGGCGCTGACCTGGGGCCAGTCTGTGGAGATCACTCTCGAATCTCCAGAGGAACCACACACGCAGGGGAATGAGGCGAAAAAAGTCACGCTGCGTCTCGATCCTTCCAGCGTGCGGGATTTGGGGCTTGTCCTGGAATATGGGCGGATTGTGGCCGTCCAGGCCGACTCGCCGGCAGCACAGGCTGGCATTCAACCGGGGGATGAACTCGTTGCGGTGGAATGTCCCGCCGACATCGTTTGGGACGGCGATCTTCTCGAGCTTCCCTATGTCCTGCAGAAGACGCTTCGGGAGCGGCAAGGTGCGAATGTTCCAGTTGTCCTCTCCATTCGTCGCTCCGCACAGGAAGAGCCAGCCTTCGCTGAGGACGATAGGGCATTGAAAGATTCCCCCCACACAGCACCGCCGGGAGAGAATCACAGCGTGACGGTCCCGGCTCGGTTGGCCAGCTCTTTCGCCGAACTATACACCCCCGATAGCCCGTGGGAAATCCCGCAGCTTGGAATCGCCGTTGAGATCCTTCCGCGGGTGCGAGCAGTTCGGCCAAAATCACCCGCGGCCGAGGCCGATATCCAGCCTGGCGACGTGATTGTGGCGGCCAAAACCATCTCGCCCCGGGCAAACGTTCAGAATGCCGACGCGCCTGCAGTGGAATCGGAACTCGAGGTCCGGTTCGACGTTCAGCGTGGCAACAACAAGGCCACCTGGGCCACGTTTTTCCATGAATTGCAGAAATTTCCGCTTGGGACACAGGTGGAACTCGTACTCCGCCGGGCAAAAGGGAGTGAGAAATCTCACGGTGATGCGTCTGATCCGGAAGCGGCACCTCAGGAGTTGACTGTTCGCCTGGAGCCTCATGTGCGAAACGACTGGTACTTTCCCGATCGGCAGCTCCTCTTTCAGCCGATGACGTTTCACATGCGGGCTGGCGGCTTTTTCCAGGCCATCGAAATGGGAGCCAGTGAAACGTGGACCTCGGTGACGCTGATCTATCGCATCCTCAATCGGTTGACTCGGGGAGATGTGTCACCGCGGGCACTTGTCGGGCCGATTGGCCTAGTGCAGACGGCCTATCGCGTGGCGTCTCAGGGCACGGGGCGATTCCTCCTCTTCCTCACCCTTCTGAGTGCCAACCTGGCGGTCGTCAATTTCCTGCCCATTCCTGTGCTGGACGGGGGCCATATGGTCTTTCTGCTGTACGAGGCCATCCGCGGCAAGCCGCCCAGCGAAGCGGTTTATGTCGGGCTTTCCTACCTCGGGCTGGCCATCATTCTGGGTATCATGCTCTGGGTTTTTGGACTCGATTTGGGACTCATTGCCCGTTGA
- the dxr gene encoding 1-deoxy-D-xylulose-5-phosphate reductoisomerase: MTDSSQGIAVLGSTGSIGRNALEVIAASEGRLRAVVLVARSNTQLLERQAHEHRPTLVVVTDPEAARRHGVWNLPPETELRVGEEAVLEAVSSPTVDRVLSAYVGIAGLRATWKAVEAGKTVALANKESLVVAGPLITQLAQQTGAQILPVDSEHSAVFQALRSGQPKEVRRIILTASGGPFRTKKKEELASVTVEEALAHPTWKMGRKITVDSATLMNKALEIIEARWLFGVTAEQIAVVIHPQSIVHSMVEFVDGSVIAQLSPPDMRLPIQYALYYPERCPGIARKIDWTQVLDLRFEPPDPERFPAIRLGLEAARRGGTAGAVLNAANEAAVECFLQGRLRFDQIVPACEAVLESHPFDPEPTLERIFELDSWARREIAHWT; the protein is encoded by the coding sequence ATGACCGATTCGAGTCAGGGAATAGCAGTCCTCGGATCCACAGGCAGTATTGGTCGAAACGCGTTGGAGGTCATCGCTGCCTCGGAAGGCAGATTGCGCGCCGTAGTTTTGGTGGCGCGATCGAATACGCAGCTTCTGGAACGGCAAGCCCACGAGCATCGGCCGACGCTTGTCGTGGTGACTGATCCAGAAGCGGCGAGGCGGCACGGAGTTTGGAATCTACCGCCAGAGACGGAACTCCGCGTCGGGGAGGAGGCCGTGCTGGAGGCTGTCAGCTCGCCGACAGTGGATCGGGTCCTCTCCGCGTATGTGGGAATAGCCGGATTGCGAGCGACGTGGAAGGCCGTGGAGGCCGGTAAAACCGTGGCCCTCGCTAATAAGGAAAGTCTCGTCGTGGCAGGGCCGCTTATCACGCAGTTGGCGCAGCAAACGGGTGCCCAAATTCTCCCCGTGGACAGCGAGCACTCCGCCGTCTTCCAGGCGCTGCGGAGCGGTCAGCCGAAGGAGGTTCGGCGCATCATTTTGACGGCAAGTGGCGGGCCGTTTCGCACGAAAAAAAAGGAAGAGCTTGCCTCCGTCACGGTGGAAGAAGCTCTGGCGCACCCCACCTGGAAGATGGGCCGCAAGATTACGGTGGACTCTGCCACCTTGATGAACAAGGCCCTGGAGATCATCGAGGCCCGCTGGCTGTTTGGTGTGACCGCTGAGCAGATCGCGGTGGTGATCCATCCCCAGTCGATTGTCCATTCCATGGTGGAATTTGTGGATGGTTCGGTGATTGCCCAGCTCAGTCCGCCGGACATGCGGCTTCCCATTCAATATGCGCTGTATTATCCGGAGCGCTGTCCTGGAATTGCGCGAAAAATCGATTGGACGCAGGTTCTCGATCTTCGCTTCGAGCCGCCGGATCCGGAGCGTTTTCCTGCTATTCGGCTGGGGCTCGAAGCGGCTCGCCGCGGGGGGACGGCGGGGGCTGTCCTCAATGCAGCCAACGAGGCGGCGGTAGAATGCTTTTTACAGGGGCGGCTTCGGTTCGACCAGATTGTTCCGGCCTGCGAGGCAGTGCTGGAATCCCATCCGTTTGATCCTGAACCGACCTTGGAACGCATTTTTGAGTTGGATTCCTGGGCCCGAAGGGAGATTGCACATTGGACCTGA
- a CDS encoding ATP-grasp domain-containing protein has protein sequence MRHVLRHNVLVTCGGKWVGHILQLREAMHEIPEFRTARIYVADREAITPAGAFADGAFQVPPIADPSYPRILLELCRRHEIGVVIPIIDIDVLALAPYREHFAEIGVALITPPVHVAELCFDKLRFGEWAMRRGIPVPRVFQPIDLDQAPFPLFAKRARGFGSIGARLCHNREEARQVLADPAMFLEEFISGTEYSVDGYINRAGHLIVRVVRIREKVVGGEAFRSCTVRNEAVAGVADRVLAALAHEGHRGPVNVQIIAGEKTAVIDVNPRLGSAVVLSNQATGGRLLRSLLLESLGQTAQGNPDDYIADLHLWRFLGDLFYHGNEIIKTCPAATARTPSPSEVPRGNDSDSDAVQGLSHGHTAELVFRPHWFRQLCREPQSDQLSRNRPS, from the coding sequence ATGCGTCACGTGCTGCGTCACAATGTTCTGGTCACCTGTGGGGGTAAATGGGTGGGGCACATTCTTCAGCTTCGCGAAGCCATGCACGAGATTCCGGAGTTTCGGACGGCCAGGATCTACGTGGCCGATCGCGAAGCCATCACACCGGCGGGGGCATTTGCAGATGGAGCCTTCCAGGTGCCCCCAATTGCCGATCCTTCGTATCCCCGCATTCTGCTGGAACTGTGCCGGCGTCACGAAATCGGGGTCGTCATTCCAATCATTGACATCGATGTTCTGGCCCTTGCGCCTTACCGGGAACACTTTGCAGAGATCGGCGTCGCGCTGATCACACCGCCCGTTCATGTGGCGGAACTGTGTTTTGACAAACTCCGCTTCGGCGAATGGGCGATGCGCCGTGGAATTCCCGTGCCCAGGGTTTTTCAGCCAATTGATCTGGACCAGGCTCCCTTTCCCCTGTTCGCCAAACGGGCGCGGGGATTTGGCTCGATCGGCGCCCGGCTTTGCCACAACAGAGAGGAAGCACGGCAGGTGCTCGCCGACCCTGCCATGTTTCTGGAGGAATTTATCTCGGGCACGGAATACAGTGTGGACGGCTACATCAATCGCGCCGGCCATCTTATCGTGCGGGTGGTGCGGATCCGAGAGAAGGTGGTGGGTGGCGAGGCGTTTCGCTCCTGCACCGTCCGAAATGAGGCAGTCGCCGGGGTGGCGGACCGTGTCCTCGCTGCATTGGCTCACGAAGGCCATCGCGGGCCGGTCAATGTCCAGATCATTGCAGGTGAAAAGACTGCCGTCATTGACGTGAATCCTCGGCTGGGTTCCGCGGTGGTGCTTTCCAATCAGGCCACTGGCGGGCGACTACTCCGGTCGTTGCTGCTGGAAAGCCTGGGGCAGACTGCTCAGGGCAATCCCGATGACTATATCGCGGACCTTCATTTGTGGCGATTCCTGGGCGATCTGTTCTATCACGGAAACGAGATCATCAAAACCTGCCCGGCAGCCACTGCCAGAACACCGTCGCCCTCGGAAGTTCCTCGGGGGAATGACTCAGATAGCGACGCGGTCCAAGGATTGTCCCATGGACACACGGCCGAGTTAGTTTTCCGCCCCCATTGGTTCCGCCAACTATGCAGAGAGCCTCAGAGCGATCAGCTGTCGCGAAATCGTCCCTCATGA
- a CDS encoding AAA family ATPase — MLTHLKIERFKSIRYLELECRRVNLFIGGPNTGKSNILEALGLLSWCGSNRTNLSGFVRASHPQHLFFDFITDEAVRIEFGGKPSGVLSLRLENQQFCFFYGSQNIGRISGLGSESLSAEKSKRDELSLIRKYRFRLSDSAMTVPGPLFVPDGENLFAVISGSKVLREWVAELYRPYGFSLVVKPLEGRFELQKQQNGMAISFPFVSTSETLQRIVFYYVAMASNRDAVLVFEEPEAHAFPYYTKYLGEQIAADSSNQYFIATHNPYLLTAVLEKANRNEVAVFAVQYKDYETRATALTDEQISRLLDADPFLGLDAVLQAD; from the coding sequence ATGCTGACTCACCTGAAGATTGAGCGGTTTAAGTCCATCCGGTATTTGGAGCTGGAGTGCCGGCGAGTGAATCTTTTCATCGGCGGGCCGAATACCGGTAAATCCAATATCTTAGAAGCCCTGGGGCTGCTCTCCTGGTGCGGAAGCAATAGGACGAACCTTTCCGGTTTCGTGCGAGCTTCGCACCCCCAGCATCTCTTTTTTGATTTTATTACGGACGAAGCCGTGCGGATTGAATTTGGAGGAAAGCCTTCTGGGGTGCTTTCGTTGCGATTGGAAAATCAACAGTTCTGCTTCTTCTACGGTTCTCAAAATATCGGCCGCATTTCTGGGTTGGGTTCCGAAAGCCTAAGCGCGGAGAAGAGCAAACGTGACGAACTCTCCTTGATTCGCAAGTATCGGTTTCGACTTTCAGATTCAGCCATGACTGTACCTGGTCCTCTCTTTGTTCCAGACGGAGAAAATTTATTTGCCGTCATTTCTGGTTCGAAGGTTCTGCGAGAATGGGTGGCCGAGTTGTACCGTCCCTACGGCTTTTCGCTCGTCGTTAAGCCGCTGGAGGGCAGGTTCGAGTTGCAGAAACAGCAGAACGGAATGGCTATCAGTTTTCCCTTTGTTTCCACCTCCGAGACCCTTCAGCGGATTGTCTTTTATTACGTCGCGATGGCTTCCAATCGCGATGCGGTTTTGGTGTTTGAGGAGCCGGAGGCCCATGCCTTTCCGTACTACACCAAATATCTCGGCGAGCAGATTGCGGCCGACTCGTCCAACCAATATTTCATCGCGACCCACAATCCGTATCTCCTCACGGCGGTACTGGAAAAAGCCAATCGCAACGAAGTCGCGGTTTTCGCTGTCCAGTACAAGGACTATGAAACCAGGGCGACGGCTTTGACCGATGAGCAAATCAGTCGGCTTCTGGATGCGGATCCTTTTCTCGGATTGGACGCTGTGCTGCAGGCTGACTGA
- a CDS encoding phosphatidate cytidylyltransferase: protein MSPLAQRIVFGSFLAGVALVLCWLDVNAGTPDGLWLFPALVVLVFFSGNEIVALCRGAGVAPLAWLVHLGNFLTISATWGMALFWQRWEAAHPDRLVRSWDIAAVSSMAAMMALAGTVFLAFLVEMQRYRRPGSANINVAGTVYAVCYIGLLANFLVQLRMAFGMEALASFLMIVKLGDTGAFAVGKFLGRHRMAPQLSPKKTIEGAVGAVVFGVTGAFVAFYWLLPLFGLETIRPRWQVCLLYGVLLAIVGMIGDLAESLIKRDAQQKDSSRLLPGLGGALDLIDSSLMAAPVAYLFWLFGWLQR, encoded by the coding sequence ATGTCTCCGCTTGCGCAGCGAATCGTTTTTGGTAGTTTCCTGGCGGGCGTTGCCCTGGTGTTGTGCTGGCTTGATGTGAATGCCGGCACACCGGACGGGTTGTGGTTATTTCCAGCCCTCGTCGTGCTTGTGTTTTTTTCAGGGAACGAGATTGTGGCGCTTTGTCGAGGTGCGGGGGTGGCACCCCTGGCCTGGCTTGTGCATCTGGGGAATTTTCTCACGATCAGCGCCACATGGGGGATGGCCCTGTTCTGGCAACGCTGGGAAGCCGCTCATCCTGATCGACTTGTGCGGTCGTGGGATATCGCGGCCGTCTCGAGCATGGCTGCCATGATGGCTTTGGCGGGAACAGTTTTTCTTGCTTTCCTGGTGGAAATGCAGCGCTACCGCCGTCCGGGAAGTGCCAACATCAACGTGGCCGGCACGGTGTACGCGGTGTGTTACATTGGGCTGCTGGCCAATTTCCTGGTGCAACTGCGGATGGCCTTTGGGATGGAGGCCCTGGCGTCCTTTTTGATGATTGTCAAACTGGGCGACACTGGGGCGTTTGCGGTGGGCAAATTTCTGGGGCGTCATCGGATGGCCCCGCAGCTCAGCCCCAAAAAGACGATTGAAGGGGCGGTGGGGGCCGTCGTGTTCGGGGTCACGGGGGCATTTGTGGCGTTTTACTGGCTATTGCCGCTGTTTGGACTGGAGACAATTAGGCCGCGATGGCAGGTGTGCCTTCTGTACGGCGTCCTGCTGGCTATCGTGGGAATGATTGGCGACCTGGCAGAGTCTCTCATCAAGCGAGATGCCCAGCAGAAGGACTCCAGCCGTCTCCTGCCCGGCCTCGGTGGGGCTCTCGATCTCATCGACTCGTCCCTGATGGCGGCGCCGGTGGCGTATCTTTTCTGGCTTTTCGGATGGCTGCAACGGTGA
- a CDS encoding sugar phosphate isomerase/epimerase family protein — protein sequence MNTRTRREWLLQSGMALASIGLSGFAGALAEESTHEGEAKGEQKKPGRRRFRAALSCSAIGVPADQMQSLEYAIKYGFEAIEPQPEFLARLSDDELAGLREKMKAHNVGWSAAGVPVDFRGSIERFTSTLRGFPKYCEVLQRAGVDRLGTYLSPTSRDLTYLQNFRLHAKRLRAIADIVGCYGMRLGLEYVGPKKSWSAGRYPFIHTLREMKELIAEIDHPCVGFTLDSWHWYTAGETREDLLGLRGDQVIVVHLNDAPAGIPVDEQIDSVRELPCATGVIDLKGFLSALVEIGFDGPAYIEPFKRELRQLPPEEAVRVTAEAMRKALALVE from the coding sequence ATGAATACCCGCACGCGGAGGGAATGGTTGCTCCAAAGTGGAATGGCACTGGCGTCAATCGGACTGTCTGGCTTTGCGGGTGCCCTGGCCGAAGAAAGCACCCATGAGGGTGAAGCAAAGGGTGAGCAAAAGAAACCCGGAAGGCGGCGGTTTCGGGCAGCGTTATCGTGCTCTGCCATCGGAGTGCCGGCCGATCAGATGCAGAGCCTGGAATACGCGATCAAATATGGGTTCGAGGCAATCGAGCCGCAGCCGGAGTTTCTCGCCCGACTGTCTGATGACGAATTAGCCGGACTTCGCGAAAAAATGAAGGCCCACAACGTGGGTTGGTCGGCAGCGGGAGTGCCGGTGGATTTCCGGGGTTCGATCGAGCGATTTACCTCCACGCTGCGCGGCTTCCCTAAGTACTGCGAAGTTCTTCAGCGGGCGGGGGTGGACCGATTGGGCACTTATCTCTCACCTACCTCTCGCGACCTCACCTATTTGCAGAACTTCCGTCTCCATGCCAAGCGATTGCGGGCGATCGCCGACATCGTGGGCTGCTACGGCATGCGGCTGGGGCTGGAATACGTGGGGCCGAAGAAATCCTGGAGTGCCGGCCGATATCCCTTCATTCACACTCTGCGGGAAATGAAGGAACTCATCGCGGAGATCGATCATCCCTGTGTGGGCTTCACCCTGGATAGCTGGCACTGGTACACGGCTGGCGAGACGCGCGAGGACCTCCTCGGCCTGAGGGGCGATCAGGTCATCGTGGTGCACCTCAATGATGCCCCTGCCGGGATACCGGTGGATGAACAGATCGATTCCGTGCGGGAGCTTCCCTGCGCGACGGGGGTGATCGATTTGAAGGGCTTTCTTTCGGCACTGGTGGAGATCGGATTCGATGGACCGGCCTATATCGAACCATTCAAGAGGGAACTGCGGCAGTTGCCACCGGAGGAGGCGGTGCGAGTGACGGCCGAGGCCATGCGGAAAGCACTCGCGCTCGTGGAGTAA
- a CDS encoding 30S ribosomal protein S1, translated as MVNRNLIRQVEVTPEELEAAYGGMDPEALALAASEIAVNQIVEGRVLRVEKDFVVVDVGSKSEGIVPLSEWTENEEPPKPGQTVSVLVEELEDMYGLGDEYRGMITLSKRKAEKIRAWMRVMETVKEGDVVTGIVTRKIKGGLLVDIGVNVFLPASQVDIRRPADIGEFIGRTVQCLVLKIDESRRNIVVSRRALIEQERAEKKAQLLAELEVGQRRKGIVKNIADFGVFVDLGGIDGLLHITDMSWGRINHPSEMVSIDEEIEVVILDVNREKEKIALGLKQKTPSPWEDIELRYPVGSRVKGTVVNVMNYGAFVKLEEGVEGLVHISEMSWTRRINHPSEVVQVGDEVEVVVLGIDKEKQEISLGIKQTMQNPWENVEERYPVGSVVKGIVRNITNYGAFVELEEGVDGLLHVSDLSWTRKITHPSEVLQKGQEIECRVLSVDKNRRRIALGLKQLTEDPWETYIPSKYQPGQIVKGTVTKITNFGVFVGLEDGLEGLLHISELADHKVDNPEEIVKVGDEIEVKILRVDKEERKIGLSRKRVEWAEEEQQAAEPEPAPEPKKEKEREKEKELKGGLGSSGGPLIQGLTTDHETENAG; from the coding sequence ATGGTCAATCGCAACCTTATTCGCCAGGTGGAAGTCACTCCGGAAGAACTGGAAGCCGCTTATGGCGGCATGGATCCTGAGGCCCTCGCGCTGGCCGCCTCGGAGATCGCTGTCAATCAGATTGTCGAAGGGCGAGTTCTCCGGGTGGAAAAAGATTTTGTGGTCGTCGATGTCGGCTCCAAGAGCGAGGGCATCGTCCCCCTTTCGGAATGGACGGAAAACGAAGAGCCGCCAAAGCCGGGTCAAACCGTCAGCGTTCTGGTGGAAGAACTTGAAGACATGTACGGGCTGGGGGACGAATATCGTGGGATGATCACCCTCAGCAAGCGCAAGGCGGAGAAAATCCGGGCCTGGATGCGGGTGATGGAAACGGTCAAGGAAGGCGACGTCGTGACCGGCATCGTCACCCGAAAAATCAAGGGCGGCCTCCTGGTCGATATCGGTGTGAACGTGTTCCTGCCCGCCAGCCAGGTGGATATCCGCCGTCCCGCGGACATTGGGGAATTCATCGGACGCACGGTGCAGTGTCTGGTCCTCAAAATTGACGAATCGCGGCGGAATATCGTCGTCAGCCGACGGGCGCTCATCGAGCAGGAGCGTGCCGAAAAGAAGGCCCAGCTCCTCGCCGAACTGGAGGTCGGCCAGCGTCGCAAAGGCATCGTCAAGAATATCGCCGATTTCGGCGTGTTCGTGGATTTGGGCGGCATCGATGGCCTGCTTCACATCACCGATATGAGCTGGGGGCGCATCAATCATCCCTCAGAAATGGTGTCCATCGATGAAGAAATCGAGGTCGTTATTCTCGACGTCAATCGCGAAAAAGAGAAAATCGCCCTCGGCCTCAAACAGAAGACTCCCAGCCCGTGGGAAGACATCGAGCTGCGCTATCCCGTGGGCAGCCGCGTGAAGGGGACCGTGGTCAACGTGATGAACTACGGTGCCTTTGTCAAGCTGGAAGAAGGGGTCGAAGGCTTGGTCCACATCAGCGAAATGTCCTGGACACGGCGGATCAATCATCCCAGCGAAGTGGTCCAGGTGGGCGACGAAGTCGAGGTCGTTGTCCTCGGGATCGATAAGGAAAAACAGGAGATCTCCCTGGGCATCAAGCAGACCATGCAAAATCCCTGGGAGAACGTGGAAGAGCGTTATCCCGTGGGTTCCGTGGTCAAGGGTATTGTGCGGAACATCACAAATTACGGCGCGTTCGTGGAACTGGAAGAGGGCGTCGACGGCCTGCTCCATGTGAGCGACCTCTCCTGGACCCGCAAGATCACGCACCCCAGCGAAGTACTCCAGAAAGGTCAGGAAATCGAATGCCGCGTGCTCTCCGTGGATAAGAACCGCCGTCGCATTGCCCTGGGGCTTAAGCAACTCACGGAAGATCCCTGGGAAACCTACATTCCCTCCAAATACCAGCCGGGTCAAATCGTCAAAGGTACAGTCACCAAGATCACCAATTTTGGCGTCTTTGTCGGACTGGAGGACGGTTTGGAAGGTCTGCTGCACATTTCCGAGCTGGCCGACCACAAAGTGGATAACCCCGAGGAAATCGTCAAGGTCGGTGATGAAATCGAGGTGAAAATCCTCCGCGTGGACAAAGAAGAGCGGAAGATCGGCCTCTCCCGAAAGCGGGTGGAATGGGCAGAAGAGGAGCAGCAGGCCGCCGAGCCGGAACCCGCCCCCGAACCCAAAAAGGAAAAGGAACGCGAAAAGGAGAAGGAGCTCAAGGGCGGTTTGGGCAGTTCTGGTGGACCGCTCATTCAGGGCCTCACCACCGATCACGAAACCGAGAACGCTGGCTGA
- a CDS encoding HAD family hydrolase, with protein sequence MIEAIIFDLDDTLYPEIAFIRSAFATVAEFLADRGIGSPHQILSLLEHIHWEIDRDRVFQHAARRLNFDPGWIPQLVRMVRSHVPKIELPPETREVLVELCRHFRLGIVTDGHREVQRRKLAALDLASMVDVIVCTDELGRPFWKPDPLPFLTACRALKTEPMRVVFVGDHPRRDIWGAARLGMKTVRIVRYDGYFRHHPDLAEAPPDYRITHLSELIDCLDIVPRSSRHERREYLLENAA encoded by the coding sequence ATGATCGAGGCGATTATTTTCGACCTGGACGATACCCTTTATCCTGAAATCGCGTTCATCCGCAGTGCCTTCGCGACGGTGGCAGAATTTCTCGCCGATCGCGGAATTGGGTCCCCGCATCAGATTCTGTCCCTGCTGGAACACATCCACTGGGAAATCGACCGGGACCGCGTCTTCCAGCACGCGGCGCGACGCCTGAACTTCGATCCAGGCTGGATTCCCCAGCTCGTTCGCATGGTGCGATCGCATGTTCCCAAAATAGAGCTGCCCCCCGAGACCCGCGAGGTTCTCGTCGAGCTCTGCCGTCATTTTCGGCTGGGCATCGTGACGGACGGTCATCGGGAGGTCCAGCGAAGAAAGCTCGCCGCTCTGGATCTGGCCTCCATGGTGGATGTCATTGTCTGCACCGACGAACTGGGCCGCCCGTTCTGGAAACCCGATCCGCTCCCTTTTTTGACCGCCTGTCGCGCGTTGAAAACTGAGCCCATGCGGGTGGTGTTTGTAGGCGACCACCCACGACGCGACATTTGGGGTGCCGCCCGGCTGGGCATGAAGACCGTTCGCATTGTGCGATACGACGGCTACTTTCGTCACCACCCCGACCTCGCGGAGGCCCCTCCGGACTACCGCATCACGCATCTTTCAGAATTGATCGATTGTCTTGATATCGTGCCCAGAAGCAGTCGCCATGAGCGCAGGGAATATCTTCTTGAAAACGCTGCGTAA
- a CDS encoding class I SAM-dependent methyltransferase — MSAGNIFLKTLRKIYAWFEYPHRFLAVRDVLSRPGATVLDIGCGNHSPSLTKRYFPSCRYEGVDCQTWNRDAADEAAMDRFFPLDLDQPSVLTAIPDAAYDVIFCSHVLEHLRQPVKVFQDLLPKLRPGGLLYVEVPSARSLRFPPARNGWFGIRGCLNFWDDPTHRSLVSLPQLMEIAQGHRLTIRQAGRRFLWRRVLFLPCYMLAGIVLRGYIPASVVWDAVGFAEYFVAQAPPSAIALPAPHFDTAAVHAENKLPRETSENLASSAGHQPESPRNLFPA, encoded by the coding sequence ATGAGCGCAGGGAATATCTTCTTGAAAACGCTGCGTAAGATTTATGCATGGTTCGAATACCCGCACCGCTTCCTCGCCGTGCGTGACGTCCTTTCCCGGCCCGGGGCCACCGTTCTCGACATCGGTTGCGGCAACCACAGCCCTTCCCTCACGAAACGGTACTTTCCTTCCTGCCGGTACGAGGGAGTGGACTGCCAGACGTGGAATCGAGATGCCGCGGACGAGGCGGCCATGGACCGTTTTTTTCCGCTGGATCTCGATCAACCGTCAGTTCTTACTGCTATTCCCGATGCTGCTTATGACGTGATCTTCTGCTCCCACGTGCTGGAGCATCTCCGTCAGCCGGTCAAAGTGTTCCAGGACCTGCTGCCAAAACTGCGTCCCGGCGGCCTGCTCTATGTTGAGGTCCCTTCTGCCCGGTCCCTCCGCTTCCCGCCCGCCCGCAACGGATGGTTTGGCATCCGCGGATGCCTTAATTTCTGGGACGATCCCACCCATCGGAGCCTGGTGTCTTTACCCCAATTGATGGAAATTGCCCAGGGGCACCGGTTGACCATTAGACAGGCTGGCAGGCGATTTCTGTGGCGCCGGGTGCTCTTCTTGCCCTGCTACATGCTGGCGGGAATTGTGCTCCGCGGCTACATCCCAGCCAGTGTCGTGTGGGACGCCGTGGGGTTCGCCGAGTACTTTGTTGCGCAGGCCCCTCCATCTGCGATTGCCCTTCCCGCCCCGCACTTCGACACGGCGGCTGTCCATGCAGAGAACAAACTCCCCAGAGAAACCTCTGAAAACCTGGCAAGCTCGGCCGGGCATCAACCGGAGAGTCCGCGCAACCTGTTTCCCGCTTGA